One window from the genome of Bradyrhizobium xenonodulans encodes:
- a CDS encoding DUF2513 domain-containing protein: MRRDRELIHRILLAIEAKTSTRPEPIEMAGEDPQKVLDHLALLFDEGLIQTGPRPHRSSSTGLIDQVLVRDLTPAGRDWLEAEARQAGHPPFIATAYESDVTQAPGDERHPGHLQGVGARGVAGGEGLATATGQVGPTGSAESPAAPLGPNGTTGPRRIGLLDEEPILQRPLEATARYQAQAVEFSAGGEDRPEVLHRSLIARVAVLEAIVEELRRPAGIGIGHNQPPPDAHVFAPVTADDLDEIDHLIVLLKEQPPAPTTVSPQLIEQSRVVSKIGTKIAELADIYAKEVVKSAGQETGKRLVQLPFWLGVSSAIAGVASALQIWISALPH, encoded by the coding sequence ATGCGTCGTGACCGAGAACTGATTCATCGCATCCTTCTCGCGATCGAAGCAAAGACATCGACCCGGCCGGAACCGATCGAGATGGCAGGCGAGGATCCGCAGAAGGTCCTCGATCACCTCGCTTTACTTTTTGATGAAGGCCTAATCCAAACCGGACCTCGTCCCCATCGTTCGAGCAGCACCGGTTTGATCGACCAGGTACTCGTACGCGATCTCACACCGGCCGGACGTGATTGGCTGGAGGCTGAGGCTCGACAAGCAGGACATCCACCGTTCATCGCCACAGCCTATGAAAGCGACGTCACGCAAGCCCCAGGAGATGAGAGGCACCCCGGCCATTTGCAGGGCGTGGGCGCTAGGGGGGTGGCTGGTGGCGAAGGCTTGGCGACTGCGACAGGGCAGGTTGGTCCGACGGGAAGCGCCGAGTCGCCTGCCGCGCCATTAGGCCCGAACGGAACGACCGGTCCTAGAAGAATTGGACTGCTCGACGAGGAACCGATTCTTCAGCGTCCGCTGGAAGCAACGGCTCGATATCAAGCCCAAGCAGTGGAATTTTCCGCCGGCGGTGAAGATCGGCCAGAGGTGCTTCACCGATCCCTTATCGCGCGTGTAGCAGTCTTGGAGGCCATAGTCGAAGAGCTTCGCAGGCCTGCAGGGATAGGGATTGGCCACAATCAGCCGCCTCCCGACGCGCATGTTTTTGCTCCAGTCACGGCAGATGATCTCGACGAAATCGATCACTTAATCGTCCTACTCAAAGAGCAGCCGCCTGCTCCGACCACCGTGTCCCCGCAGCTGATCGAGCAAAGTCGAGTGGTTTCGAAGATTGGCACGAAGATCGCTGAGCTTGCTGACATTTACGCAAAGGAGGTTGTGAAATCGGCAGGCCAGGAAACGGGAAAGCGCCTTGTGCAGCTCCCATTTTGGTTGGGCGTTAGCAGCGCGATTGCCGGGGTCGCTTCAGCACTTCAGATCTGGATTTCCGCGTTACCGCATTAG